The following DNA comes from Pieris napi chromosome 18, ilPieNapi1.2, whole genome shotgun sequence.
caacatttatattaacgtCATTTTCTATTTCCTTTTCCTGCACCAAATCATCAACTTCCTTTTCAATACGAAGAAATGTAGCATCGCCATCATAGGATTTTTGAAATGTAGTTGAGAGAGGTGTATTttgaataactttttttttcagaatgcTCTTAGGTGTGTTTATTTGTAACTTGTTTGGTACTATTTCTTTTCTCTGAGGTGTGATGGGAATTCTTTTTATTCCACTTAacataatttcattatttaaaactgaTCCTTCTTTCTTTACTTTTGaggttttaaatgtttgtaatgGTGGTGTTGCTTTTTCAACAACAGTTTTCCATGTATTAGTTGCCTTAGCCTTAGATTTTATCTCTGTCATACTTCGTTCTTTACTAACAATATTAACAGAGGAGTTCcagttctttttttttattgaggtAACTGGTCTTACTGGTGTCTGTCCAATGCCACTGGATTTTAATGCTTGAAAACTTAAATGTAATTGAGAAGGAGGAATAGGATTAAATCTGACTTTTGGATTTGATTCAGAGTCCGACTGCTTCGAGCGCTTTGTCTCTGAAATAAGTTCGACGGCTTTCGCAAAGAATGCAGAATTCTGCGCCCACTCTGCCAATTTTAATGGCTCCAACTTAGGTTTGTTTtccattatataaattaagtatagTTTGAGAACTAGTTATAATTTCTTGTTGATAATAAgccttatattattaaatcttatttatttacagcttatttaaattaaacacgaaaacataaatatttgtatgaatttcaatttaaaaactagCCGTTTGCGTTGGCCGTTGACcgttgttttagttttatacttttattcaTACTTCGCAGTTCGCAGATAAAATCAG
Coding sequences within:
- the LOC125058698 gene encoding uncharacterized protein LOC125058698; translated protein: MENKPKLEPLKLAEWAQNSAFFAKAVELISETKRSKQSDSESNPKVRFNPIPPSQLHLSFQALKSSGIGQTPVRPVTSIKKKNWNSSVNIVSKERSMTEIKSKAKATNTWKTVVEKATPPLQTFKTSKVKKEGSVLNNEIMLSGIKRIPITPQRKEIVPNKLQINTPKSILKKKVIQNTPLSTTFQKSYDGDATFLRIEKEVDDLVQEKEIENDVNINVALPSSTPFKASNVLEYFPTSDADFLQKDKTILDISNVSENENPVVALCDAFQKALISHACPKTDLKQERGSLISVIGVALKHIQEIEEYEKENAVNNSRKQVMGISSTDFCRTKLPKFKIQKKIVFQNSPKKCHVSPKVHKDALNVYMGLKRNLNFLNTPKIDKTQNNETDTPLRVKKNLRFQLNRLYNDSES